In one Candidatus Nomurabacteria bacterium genomic region, the following are encoded:
- the sbcB gene encoding exodeoxyribonuclease I yields the protein MATTFFFYDLETSGLSGRDDRIMQFAGQRTDMNLKPIGEPVNVLVALNDDTLPSPDALMVTGITPQQTVADGYTEAQFADIILKEIFTEGTIAVGYNNIRFDDEFVRHLLWRNFRDPYEWSWREGRSRWDLLDVVRMTRALRPDGIKWPVVDGKPTNRLELVTKENGIDHFKAHDALSDVEALIAVTQLIKEKQPQLYDYLLKMRDKKEVKKLVNLDDKQPFVYTSGRFDVEFHKTTVAFPLTAGKNGNVVTYDLRYDPEPFINLDSKELAKKLYASWEERKTEGFVPLPVKEMQYNRAPSVAPLGVLEQGDGWARVGLDKETIERHRNALLAAPHFAENIRTLFENKPEYKKSSEPEAQLYDGFLSDADRLRTQAVAVADEKTLADMHPEFQDERLVPLLLHYKARSFPRSLSVDESVAWEQWRVQRIQSQLPSFVKSIERLSKQGLTNQQQFVLQEIQLWLANVAPSDSGDETESN from the coding sequence ATGGCGACGACTTTTTTCTTTTATGACCTAGAGACGAGCGGGCTGTCTGGCCGCGATGACCGCATTATGCAGTTCGCCGGCCAGCGGACAGACATGAATCTCAAACCGATCGGTGAGCCTGTTAACGTGCTCGTAGCGCTGAATGACGACACGCTCCCAAGTCCTGATGCCTTGATGGTTACTGGTATTACGCCGCAACAGACGGTTGCTGACGGCTACACGGAAGCGCAGTTCGCAGACATTATCCTCAAAGAGATATTTACCGAGGGAACGATTGCTGTTGGCTACAATAATATTCGTTTTGATGATGAATTTGTTCGTCATTTATTGTGGCGAAATTTTCGTGATCCGTACGAATGGAGCTGGCGAGAAGGTCGTTCTCGTTGGGATTTACTCGACGTCGTGCGTATGACGCGAGCTTTACGTCCAGACGGAATAAAATGGCCGGTTGTTGATGGCAAGCCAACGAATCGCTTAGAGCTTGTCACAAAGGAGAATGGCATCGACCACTTTAAGGCGCATGATGCCTTAAGCGATGTCGAGGCATTGATTGCCGTTACGCAGCTAATCAAGGAAAAACAGCCGCAACTATATGATTATTTACTCAAAATGCGCGACAAGAAAGAGGTAAAAAAGCTCGTCAATTTAGACGACAAGCAACCGTTTGTATATACGAGTGGCCGCTTCGACGTCGAGTTCCACAAAACGACAGTAGCATTTCCGCTTACTGCCGGAAAGAATGGAAATGTGGTCACGTATGATCTTCGTTACGATCCAGAGCCGTTTATAAATCTTGACAGCAAGGAGTTGGCAAAGAAATTGTATGCATCGTGGGAAGAACGCAAGACAGAAGGTTTCGTGCCGTTACCCGTCAAGGAGATGCAATATAATCGAGCACCGTCGGTGGCGCCTCTTGGGGTACTAGAACAGGGCGATGGTTGGGCTCGAGTTGGGTTAGACAAAGAGACTATAGAAAGACATCGTAATGCGCTATTAGCAGCACCGCATTTTGCTGAAAACATACGTACTTTGTTTGAAAATAAACCTGAATATAAAAAATCATCAGAACCTGAGGCGCAGTTATACGATGGCTTTTTAAGTGATGCAGATCGTCTTCGTACTCAGGCGGTTGCCGTGGCGGACGAAAAAACACTCGCCGATATGCATCCTGAATTTCAAGATGAACGCTTGGTTCCACTCTTGTTGCATTACAAGGCACGAAGCTTTCCTCGTAGTTTGAGTGTGGATGAATCTGTAGCTTGGGAGCAATGGAGGGTGCAGCGCATACAATCGCAGCTGCCTTCATTTGTTAAATCTATAGAGCGACTAAGCAAGCAGGGACTAACAAATCAACAGCAGTTCGTGTTGCAGGAAATACAGCTATGGCTAGCAAATGTCGCTCCGAGTGATTCAGGAGACGAAACAGAATCTAACTAG